The following are encoded in a window of Sutcliffiella horikoshii genomic DNA:
- a CDS encoding S8 family serine peptidase gives MKKKVFKKATTLALATGLMFSAFAPVNNPLNVHAETPSSINQVLTNLTPAQREALNKLQISDQSGLQLAPEVNLESDDKVSVIVEFKDKPAKTAVVEEAVKGKKVSLAEAEQKADAAHETFKKDLQSIYQEDVKKKQDFYKIKRSYKHSLNGVSMELPSNKVEALMQSKVVKAVWSNETVQVEPPVEQKSSDKTTETKRLTFPGVDQLHHEGLTGKGIKVGVIDTGIDYNHPDLKDAYKGGYDFVDNDNDPMETTYDDWKKSGYAEINPLTGSTYYTQHGTHVAGIIAGQGKNNADYAVTGVAPEADIYAYRVLGQYGSGSTEAILAAIDRAVLDGMDVINLSLGRSYNDPLYVTSMALNNAVMAGVTSVVSAGNSGDSMYTLGSPGTAALAITVGASDTPEMIETSKGTLEDVTADLKLLAKSLDDKVEELKGQSLPIIYAGYGAASDFNNKDVKGKIVLVDRGILTLDAKIKEAQKHGAKAVLMANNIQGEGFIPSYLGEGYGMIPTFSLSYEQGKLLKQNVNGTSEFSFNEIGEVVTEGNKLASFSSRGPARTTYDIKPEVIAPGVSVFSTVPSYMHGEDQIGNYQYAYKRLSGTSMASPNVAGVAALLLQANPDFTPEQVKQVLMNTADPLNGEYSVYEVGAGVVDPYEAIHSQSRIEVSDETQGKLDKKGNYKMVQDKTGAISFGTFAPDGTNVTDQRSLTIYNNSKQAKTFDVNIEFQVLEGRFQNDYRTSNDADANGVQISADKKVKVNGKGKKKTNVFITIPKTAALGTYEGYITYTNQVNPEETYQVPFAIRTTKEGIEFVEILNKAITTTKDYNAARRYTDVYLNLTSHMRTLDVFLVDGKTNEELGFIGTYDGMLMNEKVDLGIKHVFEGYYYPFTGDADKPIAYNPKIAKQGSYKLKFVGTNDAGKTFSKESTIYMESIAPELDLNIKEDVYEYTPKETTINVTGSIFDKETQDMKAAGFDVSQGSNEMFYHDQLGGRPVQIPVNEDGTFSVDIPINQTRPMQLWFYGRDAASNQTWNNSRMIYVIREGEPHANMQTEKIFANMGESVQTTLTLDNVTDVKEAVYTLQYNNALAEPTVTTHSSVSDAVDIKVEDVKEFGDYNKLTVTVSTKDGVPALSNDLSLADIEFKMKDDRYSQAPIFYARYMTVSYTDTNNEMKEALSANPMIFVKATYSMVYGGVAAEAFMNLSGTPNSNDYKKVGVKVHATGKDGKVYQGRFSSSSSTNYQIPYLPLTDEEFQFELNVPGHFTVHNTFNVGFHDDGKVTSQRKYLPYKTAIGGDVNKDDVIDIMDAVYIQSHWGTDKREADINYDGIVDEKDMAFVVNNYFMQNPTIQNAPKPKKNYKGQTLERILNELNIQ, from the coding sequence ATGAAAAAGAAAGTTTTCAAGAAGGCCACAACCTTGGCATTGGCAACTGGCCTTATGTTCAGTGCATTTGCGCCGGTTAACAATCCATTAAACGTTCATGCCGAAACACCATCAAGCATTAACCAGGTTTTAACAAATCTCACACCAGCCCAACGTGAAGCGTTGAATAAATTACAAATCAGCGATCAGTCTGGTTTGCAATTAGCGCCTGAAGTGAATTTGGAGAGCGATGATAAAGTTTCCGTTATCGTTGAATTCAAGGACAAGCCTGCTAAGACAGCAGTAGTAGAAGAGGCCGTAAAAGGGAAAAAAGTGTCGTTAGCTGAGGCAGAGCAAAAGGCCGATGCTGCTCATGAGACGTTCAAGAAAGACTTACAGAGCATTTATCAAGAAGATGTAAAAAAGAAGCAAGATTTCTATAAAATTAAAAGATCGTATAAGCACTCTCTTAACGGGGTATCTATGGAATTACCTTCTAATAAAGTGGAGGCATTAATGCAGTCCAAGGTAGTAAAAGCAGTTTGGAGTAATGAAACAGTGCAAGTAGAGCCTCCTGTGGAACAAAAATCATCTGATAAAACGACAGAAACCAAAAGATTGACATTCCCTGGTGTGGATCAATTGCACCACGAAGGATTAACAGGTAAAGGGATTAAGGTAGGAGTTATCGATACAGGAATTGATTATAATCATCCTGATTTAAAGGATGCTTATAAAGGCGGCTATGATTTTGTCGATAACGATAATGACCCGATGGAGACAACATATGATGATTGGAAAAAATCGGGGTACGCAGAAATTAATCCTTTGACAGGTTCCACTTATTATACGCAACATGGAACCCATGTAGCGGGTATTATTGCAGGACAAGGTAAAAATAATGCAGATTACGCCGTGACTGGTGTAGCACCGGAAGCGGATATTTATGCGTACCGTGTATTAGGGCAATATGGTTCTGGTTCAACGGAAGCTATACTGGCAGCAATTGACCGGGCTGTGCTAGATGGAATGGATGTAATCAACCTTTCTCTGGGCCGATCCTACAATGACCCTCTCTATGTTACTAGTATGGCATTGAACAATGCAGTGATGGCGGGAGTGACGTCAGTTGTTTCTGCTGGTAACAGCGGAGACAGTATGTACACACTTGGGTCCCCAGGTACTGCTGCCTTAGCTATTACAGTTGGAGCAAGCGATACACCAGAAATGATTGAAACATCTAAAGGTACATTGGAAGATGTAACAGCAGACCTAAAACTTTTGGCAAAAAGTCTAGATGATAAAGTAGAAGAGCTAAAGGGTCAGAGTCTTCCAATCATATACGCTGGATATGGGGCTGCTTCTGATTTTAACAACAAAGATGTGAAGGGAAAGATTGTCCTAGTCGATAGAGGAATTCTCACATTGGATGCCAAGATTAAAGAAGCGCAAAAACATGGAGCAAAAGCAGTATTAATGGCTAATAACATTCAAGGAGAAGGATTCATTCCCTCGTATCTAGGAGAAGGGTACGGAATGATTCCGACATTTTCCCTATCCTATGAACAAGGAAAGCTGTTGAAACAAAACGTAAATGGCACTTCGGAATTCTCCTTTAATGAAATTGGGGAAGTAGTGACGGAAGGAAACAAGCTTGCATCCTTTAGTTCACGTGGACCGGCTCGTACGACATATGATATCAAGCCGGAAGTAATAGCACCAGGCGTATCTGTTTTCTCTACAGTACCTTCGTATATGCATGGGGAAGACCAAATCGGAAACTATCAATATGCCTATAAAAGACTATCAGGAACTTCGATGGCAAGCCCGAATGTGGCTGGGGTAGCTGCATTATTATTACAAGCGAACCCAGATTTCACTCCTGAACAAGTGAAGCAAGTATTGATGAACACGGCAGATCCACTAAATGGGGAATATAGCGTTTATGAAGTGGGAGCAGGTGTAGTGGATCCGTACGAAGCTATTCATTCTCAAAGCCGAATCGAAGTAAGCGATGAAACACAAGGGAAATTAGACAAAAAAGGTAATTATAAGATGGTACAAGATAAAACAGGGGCAATCAGCTTTGGAACCTTTGCACCGGATGGAACCAATGTGACAGATCAACGTTCTCTTACTATCTACAACAATAGTAAACAAGCAAAAACATTTGATGTAAATATAGAGTTTCAAGTATTGGAAGGACGATTCCAAAACGATTATCGAACATCAAACGACGCAGATGCTAACGGTGTTCAAATTTCCGCAGATAAGAAAGTAAAAGTGAATGGAAAGGGGAAAAAGAAAACGAATGTCTTCATTACGATTCCCAAAACGGCAGCGTTAGGAACGTATGAAGGCTATATTACCTATACAAACCAAGTAAATCCGGAAGAGACATATCAAGTCCCGTTTGCTATCCGCACGACAAAGGAAGGAATCGAGTTTGTAGAAATACTTAATAAAGCAATTACAACTACGAAAGATTATAATGCGGCAAGACGATACACAGATGTATATTTGAATTTAACATCCCATATGCGTACACTCGATGTGTTTTTAGTGGATGGAAAAACAAACGAAGAATTAGGATTTATCGGAACATATGATGGTATGTTGATGAATGAGAAAGTGGATCTTGGGATTAAGCATGTATTTGAAGGGTATTACTATCCGTTTACTGGTGATGCGGACAAGCCAATTGCTTATAACCCGAAAATAGCCAAGCAAGGATCTTACAAATTGAAATTCGTAGGGACAAATGATGCAGGAAAAACTTTCTCTAAAGAATCTACCATTTATATGGAGAGTATCGCACCGGAACTTGATCTTAATATAAAAGAGGATGTATACGAATACACTCCTAAAGAAACTACAATAAACGTCACGGGTTCTATTTTCGATAAAGAAACGCAAGATATGAAGGCCGCAGGATTTGATGTTTCTCAAGGAAGTAATGAAATGTTTTATCATGATCAGCTTGGAGGCCGACCGGTACAGATTCCTGTTAATGAAGATGGCACTTTCTCTGTTGATATTCCTATCAATCAAACAAGACCTATGCAACTTTGGTTTTACGGGAGAGATGCTGCGTCCAATCAAACATGGAATAATAGTAGAATGATCTACGTTATTCGTGAAGGAGAGCCGCACGCAAATATGCAGACTGAAAAAATATTTGCAAATATGGGAGAGTCTGTACAAACGACTTTAACCCTAGACAATGTAACCGATGTAAAAGAAGCTGTGTATACGTTGCAGTATAATAATGCCTTGGCTGAACCGACTGTAACGACGCACAGCAGCGTTAGTGATGCAGTTGATATAAAAGTAGAGGATGTAAAAGAATTTGGGGATTACAACAAATTGACAGTTACAGTATCAACGAAGGATGGAGTGCCGGCATTGTCTAATGACCTTTCCCTAGCGGATATAGAGTTTAAGATGAAGGACGACAGATATTCGCAAGCCCCTATATTTTATGCCAGGTATATGACTGTATCTTACACGGATACGAATAATGAAATGAAGGAAGCATTGAGTGCAAATCCGATGATTTTTGTCAAGGCAACGTACTCAATGGTGTACGGAGGTGTAGCTGCAGAAGCATTTATGAATTTGAGTGGAACTCCAAACTCAAATGATTACAAGAAGGTCGGTGTCAAAGTACATGCAACTGGTAAGGACGGCAAGGTATATCAAGGAAGATTTTCTTCTTCATCGTCAACAAATTACCAGATTCCATATTTGCCTTTAACGGATGAAGAATTCCAATTCGAGCTAAATGTACCTGGGCATTTTACTGTGCACAATACATTTAATGTTGGATTCCATGATGATGGTAAAGTAACCAGCCAAAGAAAATATCTGCCTTATAAAACTGCAATCGGTGGGGATGTTAATAAAGATGATGTCATCGATATCATGGACGCAGTGTACATCCAATCGCATTGGGGTACTGATAAACGCGAAGCCGATATTAACTATGACGGCATTGTAGATGAAAAGGATATGGCTTTTGTTGTAAACAACTACTTCATGCAAAATCCGACCATCCAAAATGCGCCAAAACCTAAGAAGAATTATAAAGGACAAACCTTAGAAAGAATCTTGAACGAGCTGAACATCCAATAA
- the rpmI gene encoding 50S ribosomal protein L35: MPKMKTHRGSAKRFKKTGSGSLKRSHAYTSHLFANKSQKQKRKLRKSAMVSKGDFKRIRHMLDNLR; the protein is encoded by the coding sequence ATGCCTAAAATGAAAACTCATCGCGGATCAGCGAAAAGATTCAAGAAAACTGGATCTGGTAGCTTAAAGCGTTCTCACGCATACACAAGTCACTTATTCGCTAACAAGTCTCAAAAGCAAAAGCGTAAATTGCGTAAATCAGCTATGGTAAGCAAAGGTGATTTCAAACGCATCCGTCACATGTTAGACAACTTAAGATAA
- the rplT gene encoding 50S ribosomal protein L20, with protein sequence MPRVKGGTVTRQRRKKVIKLAKGYYGSKHTLYKVANQQVMKSLMYAYRDRRQKKRDFRKLWIARINAAARMNGLSYSRLMHGLKVAGIEVNRKMLAELAVSDEKAFAELATAAKNSLNK encoded by the coding sequence ATGCCAAGAGTTAAAGGCGGTACAGTAACACGCCAACGTCGTAAAAAAGTCATTAAATTAGCCAAAGGTTATTACGGTTCTAAACATACTTTATATAAAGTAGCTAACCAACAAGTAATGAAATCCCTAATGTACGCTTATCGCGATCGTCGCCAGAAAAAGCGCGACTTCCGTAAGCTTTGGATCGCTCGTATCAACGCAGCGGCTCGCATGAACGGTCTTTCTTACAGCCGTCTAATGCACGGTTTGAAAGTAGCTGGAATCGAAGTAAACCGCAAAATGTTAGCTGAGCTAGCAGTTAGCGACGAAAAAGCATTTGCTGAATTGGCAACTGCTGCGAAAAACAGCTTAAATAAATAA
- the thrS gene encoding threonine--tRNA ligase encodes MSELMKITFPDGAVKEFERGTTTEDIAASISPGLKKKAIAGKLNGELIDLRSPINIDGEISIIMQDSDEALGIMRHSTAHLMAQAIKRLYGNVKLGIGPVIENGFYYDIDMEESLTPEDLQKIEKEMKKIVSENLDVVRVEVSREEALRRYEELNDELKLELIRELPEGETISIYEQGEFFDLCRGIHVPSTGKIKEFKLLSIAGAYWRGDSKNKMLQRIYGTAFFKKAELDEHLRLLEEAKERDHRKIGKELDLFFNSQKVGQGLPLWLPKGATIRRVIERYIVDKEVELGYDHVYTPVMGSVELYKTSGHWDHYQDGMFPPMEMDNEQLVLRPMNCPHHMMVYKNSIHSYRQLPVRIAELGTMHRYEMSGALAGLQRVRGMTLNDAHIFVRPDQIKDELKRVVNLVLEVYKDFGLDDYSFRLSYRDPENKEKYFDDDAMWEKAQGMLKEAMDELGLDYFEAIDEAAFYGPKLDVQVRTALGKEETLSTVQLDFLLPEKFDLTYVGEDGKQHRPVVIHRGVVSTMERFVAFLIEEYKGAFPTWLAPVQVQVIPVSPDAHFDYAKEVQDLLKSKGIRVEMDERNEKIGYKIREAQMQKIPYMLVLGDNEIQERAVNVRKYGEQKSETISLEKFVGELVKEAKR; translated from the coding sequence TTAATGAAGATCACATTTCCAGACGGAGCGGTAAAGGAGTTTGAACGTGGTACAACAACAGAAGATATCGCTGCATCCATCAGTCCGGGTCTGAAAAAGAAAGCAATCGCTGGAAAGCTTAACGGAGAACTCATTGACCTGCGTTCCCCGATTAATATAGACGGAGAAATCAGCATCATCATGCAAGACTCCGACGAAGCGCTTGGAATCATGCGACACAGTACTGCCCACTTGATGGCACAAGCGATCAAACGCCTATACGGCAATGTAAAACTAGGAATCGGTCCAGTAATCGAGAACGGATTCTACTACGATATCGACATGGAGGAATCACTAACTCCAGAAGACCTTCAAAAGATCGAAAAAGAAATGAAGAAAATCGTCAGCGAAAACTTGGATGTTGTTCGTGTGGAAGTAAGCAGAGAAGAAGCATTGCGCCGCTACGAAGAGCTGAACGATGAACTGAAGCTTGAATTGATCCGCGAACTACCAGAAGGAGAAACAATCTCCATTTACGAACAAGGCGAGTTCTTTGACCTTTGCCGTGGCATCCACGTACCATCCACTGGGAAAATCAAAGAGTTTAAACTGTTAAGCATTGCAGGTGCATACTGGAGAGGCGACAGCAAAAATAAAATGCTGCAGCGTATCTACGGAACAGCGTTCTTCAAAAAAGCAGAACTTGATGAGCACCTTCGCCTGTTAGAAGAAGCAAAAGAGCGTGATCACCGTAAAATTGGTAAAGAGCTTGACCTTTTCTTCAACTCCCAAAAAGTTGGGCAAGGCTTGCCGCTATGGTTGCCAAAAGGTGCAACAATCCGACGCGTAATCGAACGCTATATCGTCGACAAAGAAGTAGAGCTTGGCTATGACCACGTATACACTCCAGTAATGGGTAGCGTGGAGCTATACAAAACTTCCGGTCACTGGGATCACTATCAGGACGGCATGTTCCCTCCAATGGAAATGGATAACGAGCAACTTGTTCTTCGTCCAATGAACTGTCCGCACCATATGATGGTGTACAAGAACAGTATCCACAGTTACCGTCAACTTCCTGTACGTATCGCGGAACTTGGCACAATGCACCGCTATGAAATGTCTGGAGCATTGGCAGGACTGCAACGTGTACGTGGAATGACTCTAAATGATGCACATATCTTCGTCCGTCCTGATCAAATTAAGGATGAGCTGAAGCGTGTTGTCAACCTTGTACTTGAAGTGTATAAAGATTTCGGCTTGGATGACTATTCCTTCCGTCTTTCCTACCGTGATCCAGAAAATAAAGAGAAGTATTTTGATGACGATGCAATGTGGGAAAAAGCACAAGGCATGCTGAAGGAAGCAATGGATGAGCTTGGTCTTGATTATTTCGAAGCAATCGACGAAGCAGCATTCTACGGTCCTAAGTTAGACGTTCAAGTACGTACAGCCCTTGGAAAAGAAGAGACTCTATCCACTGTGCAGCTTGACTTCTTACTACCAGAGAAATTCGACCTCACTTATGTAGGGGAAGACGGCAAGCAACACCGTCCGGTTGTTATCCACCGTGGTGTCGTTTCCACTATGGAACGCTTTGTGGCATTCCTGATCGAAGAGTACAAAGGTGCATTCCCAACTTGGTTGGCGCCAGTACAAGTCCAAGTGATCCCTGTATCACCTGATGCACATTTTGATTATGCAAAAGAAGTGCAAGACCTTCTGAAATCAAAAGGAATCCGCGTAGAAATGGACGAAAGAAACGAAAAGATCGGCTACAAAATCCGTGAAGCACAAATGCAAAAGATCCCATACATGTTAGTGCTAGGCGACAACGAAATCCAAGAACGCGCAGTAAACGTCCGTAAATACGGCGAACAAAAATCCGAAACAATCTCCCTAGAGAAATTTGTGGGTGAACTGGTGAAAGAAGCGAAGAGATAG
- the infC gene encoding translation initiation factor IF-3 has product MISKDMMVNDGIRAREIRLIGQNGDQLGIKSKVEALEIAARANLDLVMVAPNAKPPVCRIMDYGKFRFEQQKKDKEARKNQKVISLKEVRLSPTIDEHDFNTKLRNAIKFLEKGDKVKASIRFKGRAITHKEIGQRVLDRFSAACAEVSTIESHPKMDGRSMFLILAPKNEK; this is encoded by the coding sequence ATTATTAGCAAGGACATGATGGTAAACGATGGCATTCGTGCCCGCGAAATACGTCTAATCGGTCAAAATGGAGACCAGCTAGGAATTAAGTCAAAAGTAGAAGCGCTGGAAATTGCAGCACGTGCTAACCTTGACTTAGTAATGGTTGCGCCTAATGCGAAACCTCCTGTATGCCGAATTATGGACTACGGAAAGTTCCGTTTCGAGCAACAGAAGAAAGATAAAGAAGCGCGTAAAAACCAAAAAGTAATCAGCTTAAAGGAAGTTCGTTTAAGTCCTACTATTGATGAGCATGACTTCAATACGAAACTTCGCAATGCAATCAAGTTCCTTGAAAAAGGAGACAAAGTAAAAGCATCGATTCGATTCAAAGGTCGTGCGATTACGCATAAAGAAATCGGTCAGCGTGTGCTAGATCGTTTCTCTGCAGCTTGTGCAGAAGTTTCAACAATTGAGTCTCATCCAAAAATGGATGGGCGTAGCATGTTCTTAATTTTGGCACCAAAAAACGAAAAGTAA
- a CDS encoding DUF1294 domain-containing protein: protein MMEVLVGYYIFINIVGFIIMKVDKQRAIEHRWRIPELHLWGIALLGGALGTWMGMQTFRHKTKLLLFRIGLPFITFLHIGFWGYFLTA, encoded by the coding sequence ATGATGGAAGTACTCGTCGGTTATTATATCTTTATAAACATTGTAGGCTTCATTATTATGAAAGTAGATAAACAAAGAGCCATCGAACATCGCTGGAGAATACCTGAATTACATCTATGGGGAATTGCCTTGCTTGGCGGCGCACTAGGTACGTGGATGGGGATGCAAACATTCCGTCATAAAACCAAGCTCCTGTTATTCCGTATAGGTCTACCATTCATAACATTTTTACATATCGGGTTTTGGGGGTATTTTCTCACAGCCTGA
- a CDS encoding TVP38/TMEM64 family protein, translated as MDEKMNVLFVVIESHWWLASLGFILFHILRQVLFIPVVIICIAGGALFGGVIGSIYSVAGLTLSSLFFYFLYQQFPSIFGKILRMKERLFGNRANFSVGQITIMRLIPFIHFHLLSLCLIETTKSFSNYAKASLLTNIPLAIIYTVFGQFITEFSPTAMVAVLIGLLLLMLVMRQKVVVMKWEQFFQKEKQYKRG; from the coding sequence ATGGACGAAAAAATGAACGTACTCTTTGTCGTGATTGAAAGTCATTGGTGGCTGGCTTCTCTAGGTTTTATTCTTTTCCATATATTAAGACAAGTTTTGTTTATTCCGGTAGTCATCATCTGCATTGCCGGTGGAGCCTTGTTCGGCGGGGTAATCGGGAGTATCTACTCTGTGGCAGGCTTAACATTATCCAGTTTATTTTTCTACTTCTTATACCAGCAGTTTCCTAGCATATTCGGGAAAATTTTAAGAATGAAAGAAAGGCTCTTTGGCAACCGGGCAAACTTTTCGGTTGGACAGATCACTATCATGCGTCTGATCCCATTCATCCACTTCCACTTACTTTCTCTCTGCTTGATTGAAACGACAAAAAGCTTTTCTAACTATGCAAAAGCTTCTCTCCTGACTAATATTCCTCTCGCTATCATCTATACCGTCTTTGGCCAATTTATCACGGAATTTTCTCCAACTGCCATGGTTGCTGTGCTTATAGGACTCTTACTCCTCATGTTGGTGATGAGACAAAAAGTCGTCGTGATGAAGTGGGAGCAGTTCTTTCAAAAAGAAAAGCAATACAAAAGAGGTTAA